The Novipirellula aureliae DNA window GGAGTTGCTGACCGATGCATTCCAACAAATACGTTACGGAGGTGGGGCGAGAGATGGGTTGTGCGACGATTCCAACCAGATTTCGCTGGCACTAAAAACGTTGAGGAACCATGTCAGAAAGATCGGTCGTCGGCGGACGATGGAGTAGCTTGCTCGTCATCTTGCTAAATTTTCTAACATTGAAAGAACCCTACTTCCTTCATGGCTCACAATCACTTGGGTGCGCTGTTGAATCTTGGTGTGATCGCCGCGAATCAGCAACAATCGCGCAAAGCGATCGACCATTTCGAGCAAGTTTTGGAGCTCGAGCCAAAGCATTTGGCAGCGACATTCAACTTGTCCGCGATGCATGAATCAATCGGCGAGTCCGAGCAGGCCCAACGCTACTTTCAACGCGCTGAGCAGAGCCGAAAGGACGCTGGGTTCGAGCTAGTGCATTTTGATTTTTGACGTGGCTGGGGCTTCCAGCCCCAGTTGAGAAGAACGCTGTGGCTAGAAGCCACAGCCACGAAACACGCAGCCTACGGCTTTTTGCAAAATGGTCTAGAGAATGAGTCAGGCGAAAGAGCCATTTACCCCATTTTTTGACTCATTCAACGGTAGTGAATCAAGCATGCGGTAGGAGTAGGCCGTGAAAGGCGGCCGGAGTCTCACTCTCGAGTCTTCTTTCGCATGCGCGCGAAGACTCATGCCAAAGCGTGTAGAATGCTGTTAGCTGGTCGATTTTGTTTTCTTTGTTTGGAAAGGATATTCTGGGATGGTGAATTTGAAACATTTAGGAGTTTTTGCAATGGGAGCAATCGTTTGCTGCACCTGCTCGGTCAGTGCTCGTGCGGCTTCGTTGGGCTACCAATGGAAGAACGGACAGAGGTTCTCCTACCAATTTGAAGTCACCGTAGAGATGGATGACGAAACCATCACCTACAAAGGGATCACGCACTATACGGTCAATACCGTGAACGCCGAGCAGGCGATTGTTACCTATCGTGGTGGGCTGAATGAATCAAAAAAGATGAAACAAAGCAATCGCGGCGGACCGTTCGGTCGGCGCGGCTTCCCTGGGCCACCCTCAATCCCCAGTCCCTTTTCACGTCCAACCTTCGCGGGGAAGACACAAACCACTAACAAGATTACGATCACGCCCTCTGGCGAAACTTTGGCCATGCAAGGTGATTCTCAGCTTCCCTACCTGTTGGGAAATGTGTCGCTAATGCCCTTTGAACGCTTGCCGAGGGATGAGCGGCGAGAGTGGACGATCGATAACGGCGTGTCAATTTCAGAAACGAACGAGGATCGCCGCAACCGGTTCGGACCATTTGGCCCCGGCGGACCGTTCGGCGGAAACCAGGATCGTAACGTCCAAGCGGCGGGCGAGGTCGCCAACTATACGATCCAAAGCGAAAACGGGGATCTGGTCGTGATCAAGAAGTCCTATCGACTGACAACCCCACAAACAGGCGACAATCCCGCATTCGATATGACCGGCAACGGTACTTGGACGTTCGACCGGAAGGAAAATGTGCCTCATGCCTTTGACATGAATATCGAACTGACGATCAAATCAGGCAATTCTTCCGTCGTCTTACCGATCTCGATCAAATACGACCGTATCTCTGCCGAGAAGATTGCCGAGATGGAAGCCGCTGCGAAAGCGAAGGCGGATGCAATGGCAAAAGCGGCTGCCGAAAAGCTGGCGTTGGCCAAAGCACCACTGACACCACAGGAAAAACGCGATGCGCTAGCCTCACTTTCTGGTCGCGATGCCAAGAACATTCAGACAACGCTTGGCCAACTGGCCGCCAAGTCACCCGAAGATCCCGATCCCGAAATGGCAGCAGCGATCGAGCAACATATCGATAACCCAGACAAAGCGGTGTCCGCGGCGGCACAAAAAGCCTTGGTCAAATGGTCACCAAGCTATGCCCTAAAAAAGAAACTCGCCAAAGCCTATCAAGGTCCCGGAGTGCTGAGTTCCACCGGTCTGGTCGTCGAATCGATCACGCCCCTCTTTGTGGGCCAACTGGTGCAAGCGCAAAAACCACGCTACGGCTCGTTCTGGCGTGCCGCAAAGGTGAAAAAGCTGCTTCCCGATGGCCAAGTCGAACTCGCCTTTCTGACCTGGGGCAAAGAAGACGGTGCCGTCGCAGTTGCCCGGCGGAATATTCAACTGGCGCCACCCGAGTTGGATCAGCCCGACAAGCCAGCGAACATCGATACACTCAAATCGGAGTCGCGTACCTGGTCCGATGCGACTGGTCGGTTTAAGACCGATGCGGTGTTCCTTAGCGCCGCGGATGGAACCGTCAACTTGCGCCGCTCCGATGGACGGACTTTGTCGGTACCACTCGAAAAACTTAGCGAGGCCGACCAAGCATTCGTCAAGCAACTCGAGGATTCAGAGAATCCGTTCAAACTTGATTAGTGTCGGATATCAAAGGCATCCACCAAAGTCGCCGTCGACGTAGCA harbors:
- a CDS encoding tetratricopeptide repeat protein → MAHNHLGALLNLGVIAANQQQSRKAIDHFEQVLELEPKHLAATFNLSAMHESIGESEQAQRYFQRAEQSRKDAGFELVHFDF
- a CDS encoding SHD1 domain-containing protein — protein: MVNLKHLGVFAMGAIVCCTCSVSARAASLGYQWKNGQRFSYQFEVTVEMDDETITYKGITHYTVNTVNAEQAIVTYRGGLNESKKMKQSNRGGPFGRRGFPGPPSIPSPFSRPTFAGKTQTTNKITITPSGETLAMQGDSQLPYLLGNVSLMPFERLPRDERREWTIDNGVSISETNEDRRNRFGPFGPGGPFGGNQDRNVQAAGEVANYTIQSENGDLVVIKKSYRLTTPQTGDNPAFDMTGNGTWTFDRKENVPHAFDMNIELTIKSGNSSVVLPISIKYDRISAEKIAEMEAAAKAKADAMAKAAAEKLALAKAPLTPQEKRDALASLSGRDAKNIQTTLGQLAAKSPEDPDPEMAAAIEQHIDNPDKAVSAAAQKALVKWSPSYALKKKLAKAYQGPGVLSSTGLVVESITPLFVGQLVQAQKPRYGSFWRAAKVKKLLPDGQVELAFLTWGKEDGAVAVARRNIQLAPPELDQPDKPANIDTLKSESRTWSDATGRFKTDAVFLSAADGTVNLRRSDGRTLSVPLEKLSEADQAFVKQLEDSENPFKLD